A single genomic interval of Hevea brasiliensis isolate MT/VB/25A 57/8 chromosome 4, ASM3005281v1, whole genome shotgun sequence harbors:
- the LOC110660675 gene encoding patatin-like protein 7 — MAAVNTTPSMLDSTFDVDKLTFEIFSILENKFLFGGGYENNPKLSLPQNTHQISTNHVTDSKVRILSIDGGGTKSGILAAKSLAHLESCLRRKSGNSNAYIADYFDVVAGSGAGGILAALLFTRGKDHGRPLFTADEALRFMIENRRNFNHSPSSRGILRRIFRQGKVEKLLRSTFGECTLKDTLKSVLIPCYDLSTRAPFVFSRADALEMDGYDFKMSDVCRATSADPTVNGAVEMRSVDKKTKIVAIDGRIAMNNPTAAAITHVLNNKQEFPLCKGVEDLLVVSLGGGESDFGNENLNSSLSRFVRIAGEGASDVVDQAVSMAFGQCRTSNYVRIQANGIIAKKQGDVIEKTVKLKKKADILSMAEEMLEQKNVESVLFEGRKIAESTNIEKLESFAGELIKEHEKRKTSILPTVVLKQQPYTSPRTSSATTLSTLSSC, encoded by the exons ATGGCGGCAGTGAACACAACACCTTCAATGCTTGACTCGACCTTCGACGTTGACAAGCTAACTTTCGAAATCTTCTCCATCCTCGAAAACAAATTCCTTTTCGGCGGTGGATATGAGAACAATCCCAAGCTCTCTCTCCCTCAAAATACCCATCAAATTTCCACTAACCATGTCACTGATAGTAAAGTTAGAATTCTCTCCATCGACGGTGGCGGCACTAAAAGTGGCATTCTCGCAGCCAAGTCCCTCGCCCACCTCGAATCTTGCCTCCGCCGCAAATCCGGCAATTCCAACGCCTACATCGCTGATTACTTTGATGTTGTTGCTGGCTCCGGTGCTGGAGGCATCTTAGCTGCACTCCTTTTCACCCGTGGAAAAGACCATGGCCGTCCCTTGTTCACAGCCGATGAAGCTCTTCGTTTTATGATTGAGAATCGTCGGAATTTTAACCACTCACCTTCATCGAGAGGGATTCTCCGGCGGATTTTCCGGCAGGGGAAGGTGGAGAAGCTCTTACGCTCTACTTTCGGGGAATGCACCTTGAAAGACACGCTTAAGTCGGTTTTGATTCCCTGCTACGATCTCTCAACCCGCGCACCGTTCGTCTTCTCCCGCGCTGATGCTTTGGAAATGGACGGTTATGATTTCAAGATGAGCGATGTGTGCCGCGCTACGTCAGCTGATCCGACGGTCAATGGAGCCGTCGAAATGAGGTCCGTGGACAAGAAGACGAAGATCGTGGCAATCGACGGCAGGATCGCGATGAACAATCCAACGGCCGCTGCTATTACGCACGTATTGAATAATAAGCAGGAATTTCCTTTGTGCAAAGGGGTAGAGGATCTGCTGGTGGTTTCTCTCGGCGGTGGAGAGTCTGATTTTGGAAATGAAAATCTGAACTCTTCGCTGTCGAGATTCGTGAGGATCGCCGGAGAAGGAGCTTCCGATGTG GTTGATCAAGCTGTATCGATGGCGTTTGGTCAGTGTCGGACAAGCAATTATGTTCGCATTCAG GCAAACGGCATTATAGCAAAGAAGCAAGGTGATGTTATAGAAAAGACagtaaaattaaagaagaaagcaGACATTTTGAGCATGGCAGAAGAGATGCTTGAACAGAAAAATGTAGAGTCTGTATTGTTTGAAGGAAGAAAGATAGCAGAGAGCACAAATATAGAGAAGCTAGAGTCATTTGCTGGAGAGCTAATAAAGGAGCATGAGAAGAGAAAAACAAGCATTCTTCCAACTGTGGTATTAAAACAGCAGCCATACACATCTCCAAGAACATCGTCTGCTACCACTCTCTCTACTTTGTCTTcctgttaa